The genomic interval tcaacttatacaactagataaacataaaagataagaatcttacaacgagaaaaactcattttcagtaggattcgacaatggcatagcgtctgtctcgacaaaatcgacaatggcacatccgctggaagtcaacctcgttttttATTGGACAAactgttttatatccatcgggtgtgataaacttcaccctgacacggggaACATCAAGACCCAATCACTCGCGTAtgtcagcgccgtgaacaatagccctcgaatcgaagaaattctcaccttatcaagAAACCGGcataattcaaatataacaaaccaaatgaggagaataagaaaaagaagaagaaggagatgtgatgaatcttctaaactttgtttgacaaaaggcaaaaaaaaataatacaaaattatatgtataaaggttggacatgatgcgAGTGCCCGTTTTTTCCCGCCATTttcaagggtaaaaatggaatttcataacatggtcgcatttcaagtgaacggtagggggtaaaagagAAGTtgaacaataacggaagggttgttcGGGGTTTACCAAAATTGGAGGGgttgtttagaaattttctaatattatccttatttaaaaaacccatcaatattttattaatttttttccctagttatatttttattctcttttaaaataatattttatgcttttttaaaatatttttttattcagtatttattgaaaaaggTTACAAtacagttaaaaataaaattataaaaaaatatttaatacttcatAAACTtttaacatataataaaaacacaaaaaaaaaaccttttacaatgtatgtataaataataCCGAAGAAAATATAGATCcaattcataaaattaaaacttcaataatagagaaaaaaattaactcacagataacaaaacataatttttaggaaaataaaaaagaatttgttTTCATGAAACTAATACATTTTAACCAATAAAGTGCCACTTGTCAAAACATCATTCGATCATCTCCTACCTGGCTGCCACGTAGGAGGACATCACTCCTTGATAGCCGTGTATCTCAATCACAATCCCCATGCAACGGTGTAGATCAGCCCAAACAGCAAACACGCTGTTTGCACCAAAACAGCGGATCCTTCATTGTCCAAAAAAGGCTCTACCTTCTCCGCTTtgacttctctctctctctctctctttcactCTCATCTCCGTTCGGATCCTTGTCTGAATCCGGATCCGAATCCGATAAGCGCCGGATCCCTTGCTCCGCCGGAACATCTTACCGcttctcttcctcctcctccgaAAACCTAGGGTTTTCCCCTGTAGTGCGCCGGCGGCGATGAGCTGAGAGTGATGGGCTGCGTCTTAGGCCGACCGGCGGCGCCGCTTCCTTCGTCCTCATCGCGGCTTGATGGCGATCGCGTCGCCTCCGGAAGCAAGCACCAGGCCTCGCTGTCCAAGAGCGAGACCTCCGTCGACGCCCCTGATCCCGAGGCTGCCGAGGAGAAGCCGGAGAAACCCCAGGGAGAGCGCCGGAGACGCCCGAGGCCCAATCCACGTCTGAGTAACCTCACTAAAGGTGTGCACGGCGAGCAGGTCGCCGCCGGCTGGCCCGCCTGGCTCTCCGCTGTCGCTGGCGAGGCTATCAATGGCTGGACCCCCCGCCGCGCCGACTCCTTCGAGAAGCTTGACAAGGTTTCATCAGTCTTGCTTTCTTGATTTCGTTTGCGTTTGATTCGGAATATTTTTTCCTCTAAAAGTGGGATCTTGGTTGTGGTCTCAGATCGGGCAAGGGACGTACAGCAACGTGTATAAAGCTCGTGACACTCTGAGTGGAAAAATCGTGGCTTTGAAGAAGGTGAGGTTCGATAACCTGGAGCCGGAGAGTGTGAAGTTCATGGCAAGAGAGATCTTGATTCTTAGAAGGTTGGATCATCCCAATATTGTGAAACTGGAGGGGTTGGTGACTTCCAGGATGTCTTGTAGTCTGTACTTGGTTTTTGAGTATATGGAGCATGATCTTGCTGGTCTTGCTGCCAGTCCTGGTATCAAATTCACCGAGCCTCAGGTCTAGATCTTATCCCTTCCTTGATCTTTGTTTTGTGAGGAGACTGAGTACTCTTTTGGGtgttggaaaatggtggtgaaAAAACAATTCTTGATTGAGCAGGTGAAGTGTTACATGAAGCAACTATTGTTGGGGCTCGAGCATTGCCATGGTCGAAATGTGCTTCACCGGGATATCAAGGGCTCAAATCTCCTTCTTGACAATGGTGGAATACTCAAGATTGCAGATTTTGGGTTGGCTTCTATGTTTGATCCTGATCATAGACATCCTATGACTAGCAGGGTTGTTACCCTGTGGTATCGGCCCCCAGAGCTTCTGTTAGGCGCTACTTATTATGGAGTTGGAGTGGATCTTTGGAGTGCTGGCTGCATTTTGACAGAGCTTTTGGCTGGGAAGCCTATTATGCCTGGCCGGACTGAGGTATATAGTATGGAGATGATCTATGTTAGTTTAATAACATAAATAGTTGCTTTCATGTGTGCTCCTGCTATCAAATTCTTAAGGAGCTCTTCATTCCTGTTTTCCTTTTTAGCATGAGTGTTCCCTTCACTTAAgtattttatttgcttatttataACTGGGACAAGTCTTTGCGTAAAACAGGTGATCTACTATATACCACATCAAATTATGAAGAGACCTTTATACCTTAAGTTGTTAGGTATAGTTTTTGTTTGCCTTCAACCATGTagaatatatatttgtatatagcTGTTGTAGGTAATCATACATGCAATATATATTCATGCAATCACTCATGTATATAGATTCGTTGCCTCTATCTTGTTACCATGTAACTTATGCCAACTCTGTGAAActtgaataagtttttaaaagagtGATAATTAACACAGTAGCCTATAAGATCAGCAcccatataattttatttgaaaatccatTGATAGAATTTATTCcctattttatttgtttgaaatctGGCTGACGTGTGCCTAATAATTTATGCATATTGCAATTCACAAATACCTGAATCGTTTTGTCCTTAGTGTTCTTTAATGAAGTTGATGATCTATTGCATGGGCAACTTCAAGATTGCTTATATGATACTAAAACTCAACCTCTAGTTTTACTTGTTAATGTCTTTTCAATAGCTTTGATCCTTGAAAAGTTGCAGTATCTTGAAACGTTGAGCAGTTGTGGATcttaattacttatttctagACTCTTCTACCTCATTCCTACACATGATAGGTTACCAGTGATTTCTTCTTTGGTATGAATAACACAATTTATACCACTTTCAGGTGGAACAGCTGCATAAGATTTTCAAATTATGTGGCTCTCCTTCAGAGGAATACTGGAAAAAGTCAAAGTTGCCCCATGCTACAATATTCAAGCCACAACAACCATATAAGCGATGCATACAAGAGACGTTTAAAGACTTCCCACCATCATCATTACCTTTAGTTGAAACTCTTCTTGCAATTGACCCAGCTGAACGTCAAACTGCTTCTGCTGCTTTAAGGAGTGAAGTAAGCTTCAACATTTTAATGCTCCAGTTCCTAACTCTTATTTTACTTGGGctactattatattttaaaacagcaTATAATTCTTGCAAGTCACAGGTTTTGGAACGTCtctcataaaaatatatttttatctcttgAGCTCATTTTGGGGTAATCAATGTTTCATTGGTCAATTATTTATGTGAAGAAACTTTAGTGGCATATATAGATCATTATGGTGCAAGGACAATTATCCAAGAGTATATTGATGTTTTTACCAAACTATGCTGTTTAGTTTGTGGATTAAGTTTTCTTGATTTGCACCTCCACTTTTCTTTCTCTGCATGTGCTTGTTAGGCTTTGTGTCCCATCTTTGCCTCCAAAAGTAGGAATTTTTCTCTTTCCCATATGCATACTTTTTCCATGActaatttcttttgtttgtttagatATGTAGTGGTGATATATATAGGTCAGCTCTAGCTAGGTAAAGGCCCTCGTTATTTGGCCTTAAAATTTCACATTTGtcttaaaacaattaaatctatTCCATTGAGCTTTTACTGGATTTTTTGCTTCATCGGCaactttcctttttcttttttgcttggCCGCGGTCCGTCAATTGAAATCTATAGAACCGTATACATCTTACACCTCAAATATGGAGCCCCATGAAAGGCGCATGAATTTTATCTTAAAGAGATCTTACAATGACAAAGACTTCATAGTGATTCTAATTTGTACCAAATTTGGAGAACACCTCATTTTTTTGCGAGATCATCAAAATCAgtctttctttaatctactATACCTCAATCTGTAGTTTTGTCCCAACTGAAAGTAAATTTGACTTGTGGATATAATATGCCAGGTCACCTTTCAATTGTGAAGATGTCTTCTTCCTTCTGCCTTTCCTTCTTGAAATTAATGATTGTCATTTTTCTCTAGAAATCCTTATGCTTATTTAACTATGACTTGAATCTGCTCTGGCAGAGAGTATTGGTATCCCTATAGCTACTGCCTGCTTGAATTTACAAGAAAATGCTCAAATGGAGAGCATTGCTCTCTTCCCCTGTCAGATAGTCTGCAAGATAGCATTGATTGGAgaatgtgttttctttttgtaatgatgCCATCATGGAAATAGTGCAATTTTTAGTCAGACATACTTGGTGCTTGCTTTTAGCCATTAATCATTTATAGTAAGTATGTAGTTTGCATTCATGCCATTGATGTTTTCTGTTTTGCAGTTCTTTAGAACAGAACCTTTAGCCTGTGAGCCTTCAAGTCTGCCACAATATCCTCCAAGCAAAGAGATGGATGCTAAACGAAGGGATGAAGAAGCTAGAAGGTATGTGGTCATTGACTGACTAAGTTAATATCTcataatttttgtataattttttcatttacagCAATATGGGTTGTTATCTGTATCAAATGGTTTGCTTTGTTATCTTTATCTgcataaaactaaaaaatttgtGATGTTTCACAATATCGCCATATATGCATGCTTAGTGAACCTTTATGAGGAATCACCTTTTCATTGAATGTGATAATCTGTCAGCTCTTTGTTCCTGTTAAACCAAAAAATACAAACAGCTGGCTTTGTTTTATTGATGATCATATATGTGATACCATGAGGACCTCACTGGAGACGAGGGGGATTCTTTGCTCATCAATGAAGTCATACTGTCATAGTAAAGTGTAGAGGTAAACCATAAAGAACATGACCTTAGGGTGTGCTTGGTTGAGGGAATAAGTTAGGATAAGCTCGTTTAACCCAGTCAATCCCAGTCTTTCCAACCAAATCCTACCAATGGTATAATTTGGAACTGGAATAAGTTTATTTACaatatctaattaattaaataatacaagCATTAATTCGTATTAAAAGATTATTAATCATTAATAGACAACAATCATTGCttaaaagatattattttacaacattcttgttcttttttcaaATCACCTTCCCTTATCTGTATTATGTCAGGCTTCTCTGATCTGTTCAGATGGTATTTGAATCCTAATGCATCAATCGAGTGATGGTTTTCAAGATAAAAGTCAATTAATGTGTAATCGttgaaaatcaaatttcaaactTGTGCTTTATAGGTTCTTACTGAAATTAACtagttgagaaaaaagaaagacaaattaTTGAACAGCTTTCTTtaagtgtttttgattgaaCAACTCATGTGAATATCGATAATAGTGTCATTAACTGTAATGATTTATATGACAATTATGCTTTAATTCTCTGAGAATTATCCAATTTATgattttaaggaaaaattttgGCATCTTGAAAAACAtgcttttgtgtgtgtgtgtgtgtgtgtgtgtgaagtcCCACATTTGATTACTGAAATTTCAGTTATCTTAAAGAGCTTGGTTGTTCCTTTAAATCTTAGATCTCTTGAACATTCTGTCTGAGACTCTGATGAATTATTTTTAGCTGGCTTGTTTCCTTCACCTGATTGCAGTATTAATTGACAAATGATCTATTAATCTTTTATAAGGGGCTGATTTACCATGTTGAAAAATTACATTCATTACTGTCAGGCTTAGAGCTGCTGGGGGAAAAGCCCATCATGGTGATGGAACCAAGAAGACACGGACGCGTGATCGGCCTGCGAAGGCGGTCCCTGCTCCAGAGGCTAATGCTGAACTCCAAGTAAATCTTGATGTATGCCATTGCTACAACTACTTCCTTTCTCTCTCAGACTCATCTTTCTTTTCAGTTAGCCAAACCACTCCCTTGGTTAATTTGGGAAAAATACCATGCTCTTTGAGACTATTtggctaattatttatttcaaattttaggaACCATAACTTATATGCAAGTTTCATGAGGTCCTCTTCATTGGCATTTCATCTAAAATTCTCATGTAGTCAAATGACTTGAATTTAACCATTAGGCTTTATAAACCTTGTTGTAAAACATACAAGCACCACAGCCTCCAAAGTGCTTTGTACATCACCACATATCATAGATATGCTTTAAAGCTTAATGCTGAATCTTTTCATTATCTGCATGATTGCTTGAATTCATTTCtccaaaaattacaaattgtCATCATATTTATATGTCATTTGAAATAAACAGGTTAATTTATGCATGCCTGTGTGGACATCCTTCTACTAACTCATTTATTTTTCCCATTT from Dioscorea cayenensis subsp. rotundata cultivar TDr96_F1 chromosome 7, TDr96_F1_v2_PseudoChromosome.rev07_lg8_w22 25.fasta, whole genome shotgun sequence carries:
- the LOC120264923 gene encoding probable serine/threonine-protein kinase At1g54610; this translates as MGCVLGRPAAPLPSSSSRLDGDRVASGSKHQASLSKSETSVDAPDPEAAEEKPEKPQGERRRRPRPNPRLSNLTKGVHGEQVAAGWPAWLSAVAGEAINGWTPRRADSFEKLDKIGQGTYSNVYKARDTLSGKIVALKKVRFDNLEPESVKFMAREILILRRLDHPNIVKLEGLVTSRMSCSLYLVFEYMEHDLAGLAASPGIKFTEPQVKCYMKQLLLGLEHCHGRNVLHRDIKGSNLLLDNGGILKIADFGLASMFDPDHRHPMTSRVVTLWYRPPELLLGATYYGVGVDLWSAGCILTELLAGKPIMPGRTEVEQLHKIFKLCGSPSEEYWKKSKLPHATIFKPQQPYKRCIQETFKDFPPSSLPLVETLLAIDPAERQTASAALRSEFFRTEPLACEPSSLPQYPPSKEMDAKRRDEEARRLRAAGGKAHHGDGTKKTRTRDRPAKAVPAPEANAELQVNLDRRRLITHANAKCKSEKFPPPHQDGALGFPVGSSQHMEPPAFDPPDISSFSTVFPYQKGGQASTWSGPLVDPAAVVYPRKKKRPPKETQKDKMNIRMR